ACTTCCGACAATTTCACTATAAAAATCGTTTTGTAGCATAAGTTTACTGCCAGGCTCCGTCTGTGGAACAACAATACCAATCAACTTTGAATCTCTGCTGGACAAACTCCGCGCATTGAGATCAGGAACATAATTCAGCTCCCGGATTGCATCATATACGCGGGTCTTCGTTTGCTCAGAAATAGATTTCTTGTCATTCAAAACATAAGACACCGTAGCCGTACTGACCTTTGCACGCTCCGCCACATCTTTAAGTGTTGCACGTCTTGCCATATCGACTCCACCATTCTCACTAAATTTGTTTAATCGTTTAACTCTTTTTTCATGGCATTACAATACCACGGTGGTAGTAAAATGTCAATAGTTAACAAATTAACCTGCTATTTTTGAAAAAATATTGTTGACTATGCCAAATATTCCTGCTATATTGATTGCAGCAACAGAGTTAACCGCTTAATCTTTTTATGCATATTTATTTCGTTATTGTAAGGGGAATCACTATGGAAAAGTATCTACCTACTGGCAATGATTTTGTTTCTTTACCGCGCATCAATGAAAGCACAGGTGGAATAGAAGATATAACATTTTTGTATATGGCTGCAAAGGGGCTTATAGATATTCGTGGGAGTGAATCTGCTCCTTTGATTCAGCCTTATGTTAATTTGGATGGAGATTGCTCCCTTTCTTCAACACAACTTATATGGACTCGCCTCGATGATTGGCTTCCTCAATTCACTGCACAGTTTGATAGTCTTGAAATAAAAACGCTTTATCTGCCGCCAATTGGCGAGCGTGGATTTGCAATTCAAATAACGGTTCATAACACCTCTGAAAGCGCAAAAAATGTTGCTATAGGGCTGAATGGATGCTGGGCATCATCTTGGCACTGTGTAAACGAGGACAAGCCGCTAAGTGGTAAAGCAACTTGTTTCCGCAGCGGCTGGAACAGTAGCTTGATTTTCGAATATCATGCAGGATTCCCAATGTTCGCCTTTGCCCCTATGGCCGATGCGCAAACAGAGTCTTCTTTTAGTTGTTCTGATGACGGCAGTGTCACCTACGATTTATCCAATCACTGTACAATTTCTGCTGATGGAACAACCTCGGTTGTATTTTATTGGGGACTCGGTTTCGAGGAAGTTGCTGCAGCAACAAGCGCCAAAGAAATGCTCCGGCAAACCTTCGATGTGGAACTTGCAAAAACTAGGACTTGGCTTCAAGAGCGCCGCGTCACTTTTGGCGGTGATGCGAAACTCACGCAGCTCTACAATACGAATTTGTTCTTCTGTATGTTCTTCTCAACCGGTATTACGCTTGACACGGAAGAATTAGTGCTTGTTACTAGCAGAAGTCCTCGCTACTACGTAAGTGCTGCCTACTGGGATCGCGACAGTCTGCTTTGGAGTTTTCCTGCCATTTTGGATGCCGATCCAGAACGTGCCAAAGAAATGCTTTCGTATGTATTCGGCCGGCAGCGCCGAAACTTTGGCATTCATTCTCGATACATTGATGGTACTGTTTTAGAGCCAGGCTTTGAGTTGGATGAACTCGTTGCACCTCTCCTGGCGCTTGAACGCTACATTGACAAAACCGGTGACAAATCCATTTTAAATGATTCCGATATCATTCAAGGCATAAGCCTAATTTTGAATCGCCTGCGGCAGCACGAAGCCACATCTTGCAAATTGTATGATACTTTCCTGCAACCAACAGACGACGAGCACATTTACCCTTATATTACATACGATAATGTTCTTGTGTGGAAAGCTCTTAAAGATTTGGCCAAACTAGCACCGCAATATACGTATCTGGAGGAAACTGCAGATGAAATCAAAGATGCCATCATCACGCATTGTGTTAAAAAAAGTGCAGATGGAAAACCTTATTTCGGATGGTCTATTGATTTGAACGGTAGCCATGATGTTTATGACGAGCCGCCGGGAAGTCTGCAGTTGCTTCCTTTGTTCGGTTTTTGCAGTCCATCCGATGAAGTATACCGCAACACCGTTGCAATGATTCGTTCGCCAGAATACAAATACAGCTTTGCTAACAGTCCAATCGATGAAATTGGGTGTCCCCATGCACCTCACCCTTGGATTTTAAGTTTAGCCAATAGTTTGTTGTGCGGGCGCGTAGAACATTGTCGCGCCATTTTGGGAAGAATCTCTATGGACAACGGAATCGCTTGCGAAAGCGTTGATGAAGTGACTGGTTGCTGCACCACTGGCGAAGCTTTCGCTACCTGTGCAGGATTCCTTTGCCATTCTATCCGTGAAGCATTACTATAAAAGAAAGAAGGATGTTTTTATGCGTCAAGACACAATTTTGAAGCCTTGGCAAATTGAGCTTACAACAAATAGCACAAAAGACAGTTTTGAAGAAAGCATTTTCTTCACTGGGAACGGCCGCATGGGCATACGTGGGTATCTCCCATTCTGGCAGGAAAAGCGCACCTTTGAGACAGGTCTGTTTGTTGCCGGCATCTTCGGTGAGATCAAACCCGGTATCACCGATTTCGTGAACCTGCCCACACCTGTTTGGGGAAGCATCGAATGTGATGGACACCCTATTACGCTTTCCTCTCCTGTACACAGCACGTTAGATATGAAAACAGGCGTTCGCTCACAGTCTTTTTTAGTCGAAAGCGGTGAAACCACTCTAAATATTGAGCATCGGGTATTCTGCAGCATCTCCGATCCCTCACTACTCGTACAGCAGCTTTCTTTCTCCGCATCGCGCACCTCTGATATTACAGTACATGCAGGAATTAATACTGCTTGCTGCAACTGCCCGATCCCAGATGACCAAGTAAAAGAAAATCACGAGACTATTAAACTTGCTAAGCTCACCAATAAAGATCTTCAAAAAGATAGTGTTAGCTGCACCTTTTCTATTTTAGGCACCGGACTGATCGTAAAGGAGCAAATGATTTTCCATTCTTCCTTTGCCAAATCTGAAGACTATATCTCTGATGACAGCATTGGAAAGCAGTGGTGCGGGGTTTTGCAAAGTGGTCAAAAGTTTATTTTGGAAGCGACCACGCGCATTACTACAAGTCGAGACATCGATTCACTTATTGGGAGCAACGAGATTTCAGACACTTATGACGAACTTTTTGCCAAATCCTCTCTTGCGTGGGCCTCTCGTTGGAGCGAGTCTGATATCGAAATTGAAGGCGCACCAGATGATCAATCGGCTGTGCGGTATAATATATTTCAGCTTATTACCAGCTGCTCTGCTCGTGACAGCAGCGTAAGCATTGGTGCCCGTGGATTGACACATACACGGTATAAGGGATGCTATTTCTGGGATACCGATTTCTTTATGCTACCTTTCTTCCTATATACCCATCCAGAAGCTGCCAAAAGCTTACTGATGTATCGTGTAAAGACTCTTCCGCAGGCGAAAGAGAACGCCAAGAAAATGAACAATTACGGTGCCCGATATCCATGGATGACCTCCTTCGACGGCTCTGAGCAATGTGAAAGCTGGGATATCGGTGCCAGTGAGTTGCACATCACTGCGGACATTCCCTTTGCAATGCAGCAATACTTTAGTGCCACTGACGATGAAGACTTTTACTTGCAAGCTATGGAAGTCCTCATCGAAACAGCCCGCTTTTGGTATAGCCGTTGTATTATTCATCCCGATGGCTCCGCCGACCTCATGTTTTGTAAGGGTCCTGATGAATATTGTGGAATTACGAACAACAATCTTTTTACCAATTGTATGGTAAAGTTCAACATTGACTTGGCCATCAATGCAGCCCTAAAACTCAAGAAAGCGGATCCTGGCCGATATACAGAGCTTTCTCTCAGTGATGAAGAAGTTCTTACATGGCATTCTCTTCGCGACAACCTAAAAGAATGCCGCGATTCTCAAACAGGGAGATATCTGCCAGATGAAACCTTTGCTCGGTTAGAGCCGGTTGACATTAAAACACTAAAAACCGATGATAGTGCCAGCTATCATCATGTTTGCTTTGATCGTCTGCAAAGATATCAAGTCATCAAACAAGCTGATACACTGCTCCTAATGTCCCGAATGCCAAAGAAATTCACTTACATGGAACGTCTGAACGCTTGGGAAGATTTCGAGCCATGTTGCTTGCACGATTCCACTTTGAGTTTCGCCAGCCATGCGCTTTTTGCAGCACAAAATGGTTTGCAGAGTGCTGCCGAAAAGTACCTAAAAAAAGCTCTCTATCTTGATCTCCACGAAGTTATGAACAATACGGGAAAAGAAGGCCTTCATCTTGCCTGTTTAGGCGAAACATGGTCAAGCATTTTATTTGGCTTCTTGGGGGCCAATTTCGACAGCGGAATCCCCACCTTTTCTCCTTCTCTTCCTTCCAGCTGGAAAGCATTAAAAATGAACTTTTATTGGAAAGGAAGCCAATATCAGATTGTTGTTTCTGAAGGACGTTCTTCAGTTTCGAAAGTTTAACTTCTAATTTGTTAATTGCGTTTTTCATTAATACACAGCCAAGTTAAATCTTGCGTTCCATTCTGCTTACTTCAATCGTTATATTAGGATATATCCGAATTATTCAGTA
This is a stretch of genomic DNA from Mageeibacillus indolicus UPII9-5. It encodes these proteins:
- a CDS encoding glycoside hydrolase family 125 protein → MEKYLPTGNDFVSLPRINESTGGIEDITFLYMAAKGLIDIRGSESAPLIQPYVNLDGDCSLSSTQLIWTRLDDWLPQFTAQFDSLEIKTLYLPPIGERGFAIQITVHNTSESAKNVAIGLNGCWASSWHCVNEDKPLSGKATCFRSGWNSSLIFEYHAGFPMFAFAPMADAQTESSFSCSDDGSVTYDLSNHCTISADGTTSVVFYWGLGFEEVAAATSAKEMLRQTFDVELAKTRTWLQERRVTFGGDAKLTQLYNTNLFFCMFFSTGITLDTEELVLVTSRSPRYYVSAAYWDRDSLLWSFPAILDADPERAKEMLSYVFGRQRRNFGIHSRYIDGTVLEPGFELDELVAPLLALERYIDKTGDKSILNDSDIIQGISLILNRLRQHEATSCKLYDTFLQPTDDEHIYPYITYDNVLVWKALKDLAKLAPQYTYLEETADEIKDAIITHCVKKSADGKPYFGWSIDLNGSHDVYDEPPGSLQLLPLFGFCSPSDEVYRNTVAMIRSPEYKYSFANSPIDEIGCPHAPHPWILSLANSLLCGRVEHCRAILGRISMDNGIACESVDEVTGCCTTGEAFATCAGFLCHSIREALL
- a CDS encoding glycoside hydrolase family 65 protein gives rise to the protein MRQDTILKPWQIELTTNSTKDSFEESIFFTGNGRMGIRGYLPFWQEKRTFETGLFVAGIFGEIKPGITDFVNLPTPVWGSIECDGHPITLSSPVHSTLDMKTGVRSQSFLVESGETTLNIEHRVFCSISDPSLLVQQLSFSASRTSDITVHAGINTACCNCPIPDDQVKENHETIKLAKLTNKDLQKDSVSCTFSILGTGLIVKEQMIFHSSFAKSEDYISDDSIGKQWCGVLQSGQKFILEATTRITTSRDIDSLIGSNEISDTYDELFAKSSLAWASRWSESDIEIEGAPDDQSAVRYNIFQLITSCSARDSSVSIGARGLTHTRYKGCYFWDTDFFMLPFFLYTHPEAAKSLLMYRVKTLPQAKENAKKMNNYGARYPWMTSFDGSEQCESWDIGASELHITADIPFAMQQYFSATDDEDFYLQAMEVLIETARFWYSRCIIHPDGSADLMFCKGPDEYCGITNNNLFTNCMVKFNIDLAINAALKLKKADPGRYTELSLSDEEVLTWHSLRDNLKECRDSQTGRYLPDETFARLEPVDIKTLKTDDSASYHHVCFDRLQRYQVIKQADTLLLMSRMPKKFTYMERLNAWEDFEPCCLHDSTLSFASHALFAAQNGLQSAAEKYLKKALYLDLHEVMNNTGKEGLHLACLGETWSSILFGFLGANFDSGIPTFSPSLPSSWKALKMNFYWKGSQYQIVVSEGRSSVSKV